The Desulfurispira natronophila genome contains the following window.
TCACGTAAATCCGACCGTCACGCCACCAGCGACTGGATGGCCATCGAGCAGCAGCGGGGCATTTCGGTAACATCGTCGGTGATGAAGTTCATTTACCGCGACCGGGAAATCAATCTGCTGGACACCCCGGGCCACAAAGACTTTTCCGAAGATACCTATCGGGTACTGACCGCTGTGGACAGCGCCATGATGGTCATCGACAGCGCCAAGGGGGTCGAGGCTCAGACAGAAAAACTGATGGAAGTGTGCCGCATGCGCAACACTCCTATCATCACTTTTATCAACAAGCTCGACCGCGAAGGCATGGAGCCTCTGGATATTCTTTCCGATATCGAAGACAAACTCCAGATAGAGTGTGTACCCCTTTCCTGGCCCATCGGCATGGGCAAACGCTTTCGCGGTGTTTACGATCGCTACCACCAACAGCTGCACCTTTTTACTCCCGGCAAAGCCATGCGAGGCGATGAAGAAGGGATTACCATCACCGACCTGGCCGACAGCCAGTTGGATGAGCTGCTGGGCTCCCAGGCCGATGAGCTGCGGGAGGAACTGGAGCTGCTGGAGGGCGCTGCTTCTCCCCTGGATCGAGACCAGTTCTTGCAGGGTACCCAGACCCCGGTGTTTTTTGGCAGTGCCATTAACAACTTTGGTGTAAGGGAACTGCTGGACGCCTTTATCGAAATGGCCCCCTCTCCAGGTCCGCGGCAGACGGTACAGCGTGAAGTTCAGCCGCAGGAAGAAGACTTTTCCGGCTTCGTATTTAAAATCCAGGCCAACATGGACCCCGCCCATCGCGACCGCATCGCTTTTTTGCGTATCTGTTCCGGCACCTTCACCCGTGGCATGAAAGTGCGTCACCACCGCATTGGCAAGGATATCAGCATCCCCAATGCCACCATTTTTATGGCCCAGGATCGCGCCGGAGTGGAAGAAGCCTTCCCCGGCGACATCATTGGTCTGCATAATCACGGTACCATCAAGATTGGTGACACCTTTACTACCAAAGAACCTCTGCAGTTCACCGGCATCCCCAACTTCGCCCCCGAAATCTTCCAGAAAGTCGTGCTACGGGACCCACTGCGCTCCAAGCAGCTGCACAAAGGGCTGCTGCAGCTTTCAGAAGAAGGCGCCGTGCAGGTCTTTCGCCCACTCATGGGCA
Protein-coding sequences here:
- a CDS encoding peptide chain release factor 3; this encodes MSSKLSQEIDRRRTFGIISHPDAGKTTLTEKLLLFGGAIQMAGTVKSRKSDRHATSDWMAIEQQRGISVTSSVMKFIYRDREINLLDTPGHKDFSEDTYRVLTAVDSAMMVIDSAKGVEAQTEKLMEVCRMRNTPIITFINKLDREGMEPLDILSDIEDKLQIECVPLSWPIGMGKRFRGVYDRYHQQLHLFTPGKAMRGDEEGITITDLADSQLDELLGSQADELREELELLEGAASPLDRDQFLQGTQTPVFFGSAINNFGVRELLDAFIEMAPSPGPRQTVQREVQPQEEDFSGFVFKIQANMDPAHRDRIAFLRICSGTFTRGMKVRHHRIGKDISIPNATIFMAQDRAGVEEAFPGDIIGLHNHGTIKIGDTFTTKEPLQFTGIPNFAPEIFQKVVLRDPLRSKQLHKGLLQLSEEGAVQVFRPLMGNEIILGAVGVLQFDVTMARLKNEYNVEAIYQPAQYFTARWIGGEKKQLVEFEKKLRANLFHDAEDHLTYLAPNKWNLDYVMEQWPDIRFLKTREHG